One genomic segment of Bradyrhizobium diazoefficiens includes these proteins:
- the tcuA gene encoding FAD-dependent tricarballylate dehydrogenase TcuA — MSSKYDVLVIGGGNAALCAAISARRGGASVLVLEGAPKFYRGGNTRHTRNMRCAHDAATEILTGPYTEEEFWEDLLRVTGGQTDEVLARHMIRESKDILNWIVEQGVRWQPSLGGTLSLGRTNSFFLGGGRAMLNALYLTAERLGVDVEYDAEVTDLVIEDGMFLAARLSRPIKGETEIRATSLVAAAGGFEANIEWLKQYWGEAADNFLIRGTPYNRGSILKMLLAKGVQEVGDPTQCHAVAIDARAPKFDGGIITRHDSVVFGIVVNKQAQRFYDEGEDIWPKRYAIWGRLVAAQPDQIAYIIFDSTVITSFMPTLFPPIAGQTVAELAAKLELDPVALENTITEFNAAVRPGTFDHTILDDCRTEGIAPPKTHWARRIETPPYLAYPVRPGITFTYLGTRVTTEARMLMADGKPSANMFAAGEIMAGNVLGKGYAAGMGMTIGSVFGRIAGREAARHAKN, encoded by the coding sequence ATGAGCAGCAAATACGACGTGCTGGTGATCGGCGGCGGCAACGCGGCGCTGTGCGCGGCCATCAGCGCTCGGCGCGGCGGCGCCTCCGTCCTCGTGCTCGAGGGCGCGCCGAAATTCTACCGCGGCGGCAATACCCGCCACACCCGCAACATGCGTTGCGCCCATGACGCTGCCACCGAAATCCTCACCGGCCCCTATACCGAGGAGGAGTTTTGGGAGGATCTGCTGCGCGTCACCGGCGGGCAGACCGACGAGGTGCTTGCGCGCCACATGATCCGGGAGTCGAAGGACATTTTGAACTGGATCGTGGAGCAGGGTGTGCGCTGGCAGCCCTCGCTCGGCGGCACGCTGAGCCTCGGCCGCACCAACTCGTTCTTCCTCGGCGGCGGCCGCGCGATGCTCAATGCGCTGTATCTGACCGCCGAGCGGCTCGGCGTCGACGTCGAATACGATGCCGAAGTCACCGACCTCGTGATCGAGGACGGCATGTTCCTCGCCGCGCGGCTCTCACGGCCGATTAAGGGCGAGACCGAGATCCGTGCGACGTCGCTGGTCGCGGCAGCCGGCGGCTTCGAGGCCAACATCGAATGGCTGAAGCAATATTGGGGCGAGGCTGCCGACAATTTCCTGATCCGCGGCACGCCCTATAACCGCGGCTCGATCCTGAAGATGCTGCTCGCCAAGGGCGTGCAGGAGGTCGGCGATCCCACCCAGTGTCATGCGGTTGCGATCGACGCCCGCGCGCCGAAATTCGACGGCGGCATCATCACCCGCCATGACTCCGTCGTGTTTGGCATCGTCGTCAACAAGCAGGCCCAGCGCTTCTACGACGAGGGCGAGGATATCTGGCCCAAGCGCTACGCGATCTGGGGCCGGCTGGTCGCGGCGCAGCCCGACCAGATCGCCTACATCATTTTTGATTCGACCGTGATCACGAGCTTTATGCCGACGCTGTTCCCGCCGATCGCTGGACAGACGGTGGCCGAGCTCGCCGCCAAGCTCGAGCTTGATCCGGTGGCACTCGAGAATACCATCACCGAGTTCAATGCAGCGGTGCGGCCAGGCACGTTCGACCACACCATTCTCGACGATTGCCGCACCGAAGGCATCGCGCCGCCCAAGACTCATTGGGCGCGGCGGATCGAGACGCCGCCTTATCTTGCCTATCCGGTGCGGCCCGGCATCACCTTCACCTATCTCGGCACCCGCGTGACCACGGAGGCGCGGATGTTGATGGCTGACGGCAAGCCGTCGGCCAACATGTTCGCGGCCGGCGAGATCATGGCCGGCAACGTGCTCGGCAAGGGCTATGCCGCCGGCATGGGCATGACCATCGGCAGCGTGTTCGGGCGGATCGCCGGACGGGAAGCGGCACGCCACGCCAAGAACTAG
- a CDS encoding GntR family transcriptional regulator — MARRPAKAGGSIARGGGVALGEAVFRSLCEALQAGSYRAGDRLREEEVAQRLKVSRTPVREALGRLAARGFVEPAGGRGLIVRNLDISEVLELYAMREIMEGAAARLAAEHASATEIEALRDIEQAFVEVSKTDAAEMAKEMARLNRAFHEAICRAARNRYLDNASRELQDWIALLGPTTFTVTGRSSTSHGEHQKIIEAIAARNGDKAEQLARAHIREALRCRLKLLQKQ; from the coding sequence ATGGCCCGGCGACCGGCGAAGGCAGGTGGATCGATTGCGCGCGGCGGCGGCGTGGCGCTGGGCGAAGCCGTGTTCCGCTCGCTCTGCGAAGCGCTCCAGGCCGGCAGCTACCGCGCCGGCGACCGCCTGCGCGAGGAAGAAGTGGCGCAGCGGCTGAAGGTCAGTCGCACGCCGGTGCGCGAAGCACTCGGCCGCCTCGCGGCGCGCGGTTTCGTCGAGCCCGCCGGTGGCCGCGGCCTGATCGTGCGCAACCTCGACATATCCGAGGTGCTGGAGCTCTATGCCATGCGCGAGATCATGGAAGGCGCCGCGGCGCGCCTCGCCGCCGAGCACGCCTCCGCAACCGAGATCGAGGCGCTCCGGGACATCGAGCAGGCGTTCGTCGAGGTTTCCAAGACCGACGCCGCCGAGATGGCAAAGGAAATGGCAAGACTCAACCGCGCCTTCCACGAAGCGATCTGCCGTGCCGCGCGCAACCGCTATCTCGACAATGCCTCGCGGGAGCTACAAGACTGGATCGCGCTGCTCGGTCCGACCACCTTCACGGTGACGGGCCGCTCTTCGACCAGCCATGGCGAGCATCAGAAGATCATCGAAGCGATCGCCGCACGCAACGGCGACAAGGCCGAACAACTCGCACGCGCGCATATTCGCGAAGCCCTGCGCTGCCGGCTGAAATTGTTGCAGAAGCAATAG
- the ybaK gene encoding Cys-tRNA(Pro) deacylase translates to MSKVTPATRALEAAGVAFTVHTYAYDPDAESIGLQAAAALGEDPACVLKTLMAVVDGKPVCVIVPSDQEVSMKKLAAAVGGKSAQMMKPPEAERVTGYKVGGISPFGQRKPVGTVIEQSAMTHEQVYVNGGQRGLQVRLRPGDVRDVSKAVAADVLA, encoded by the coding sequence ATGTCCAAAGTCACCCCAGCCACGCGCGCGCTTGAAGCCGCCGGCGTTGCCTTCACCGTCCACACCTATGCCTACGATCCCGACGCCGAGAGCATCGGGCTCCAGGCCGCCGCGGCGCTCGGCGAAGATCCAGCGTGCGTCCTGAAGACCCTGATGGCTGTGGTCGACGGCAAGCCGGTCTGCGTCATCGTTCCGTCTGACCAGGAAGTCTCGATGAAGAAGCTTGCCGCAGCCGTGGGCGGCAAGTCGGCGCAGATGATGAAGCCGCCGGAAGCCGAGCGCGTCACCGGCTACAAGGTCGGCGGCATCAGTCCGTTCGGGCAGCGCAAGCCGGTCGGCACCGTGATCGAGCAGAGCGCGATGACGCATGAGCAAGTCTATGTGAATGGCGGCCAGCGCGGCTTGCAGGTGCGGCTGAGGCCGGGCGACGTGCGCGATGTGTCGAAAGCGGTCGCCGCCGATGTGCTGGCGTGA
- the fdhF gene encoding formate dehydrogenase subunit alpha, with amino-acid sequence MTKITFELDGKQVEAKPGETIWQVAKRQGREIPHLCYSPAPDYRPDGNCRACMVEIEGERVLAASCKRTPSVGMKVKTESARATAAQKMVMELLVADQPARETSHDPESKFWHWAETTGVTESRFPAAERWATDASHPAMRVNLDACIQCGLCVRACREVQVNDVIGMAYRNHGSKVVFDFDDPMGESTCVACGECVQACPTGALMPAVMLDEKQTRVTYADKKVDSLCPFCGVGCQVTYEVKDEKVIYAEGRDGPANHNRLCVKGRFGFDYIHHPHRLTKPLVRLPNAKKDANDQVDPANPFTHFREASWEEALDIAAKGLVKIRDEKGVKALAGFGSAKGSNEEAYLFQKLVRTGFGSNNVDHCTRLCHASSVAALFEGLSSGAVSAPFSAAMDAEVIWVIGANPTVNHPVAATFIKNAVKQNGAKLFVMDPRRQTLSRHATKHLQFKPGSDVAMLNAMINTIITEGLTDDQYIAGYTEGFEDLKEKIKEFTPEKMEPICGIPAQTLREVARAYARAKSSIIFWGMGISQHVHGTDNARCLIALALITGQVGRPGTGLHPLRGQNNVQGASDAGLIPMFLPDYQPVGRDDMRGAFEKLWGQDLDPVRGLTVVEIMNAIHAGEIKGMYIEGENPAMSDPDLQHARHALAMLDHLVVQDLFVTETAFHADVILPASAFAEKDGSFTNTDRRVQLARQVIKPPGDARQDLWIIQEIGKRMGLPWNYSGPGDVYTEMAELMPSLKNISWERLVREGAVTYPADAPDKPGNEIIFTTGFPTASGRGKIVPAHVIPPDEVPDDEYPMVLSTGRVLEHWHTGSMTRRAQVLDQIEPEAVAFMSPKDMRRKSLVPGDFIRLETRRGAVEVKVRSDRDVPENMVFMPFCYAEAAANLLTNPALDPFGKIPEFKFCAVKAERAEMRDAAE; translated from the coding sequence ATGACCAAGATTACGTTCGAGCTCGACGGCAAGCAGGTCGAGGCCAAGCCGGGCGAGACGATCTGGCAGGTCGCCAAACGCCAGGGTCGTGAGATCCCGCATTTGTGCTATTCGCCGGCGCCGGACTATCGCCCGGACGGCAATTGCCGCGCCTGCATGGTCGAGATCGAGGGTGAGCGTGTGCTCGCGGCATCGTGCAAGCGCACGCCCTCGGTCGGCATGAAGGTGAAGACCGAGTCCGCGCGCGCGACGGCTGCGCAGAAGATGGTGATGGAGCTGCTCGTCGCCGACCAGCCGGCGCGCGAGACCTCACACGATCCGGAATCGAAATTCTGGCACTGGGCCGAGACGACAGGCGTTACCGAGAGCCGCTTCCCCGCCGCCGAGCGCTGGGCGACCGACGCCAGCCATCCGGCGATGCGCGTCAATCTCGATGCCTGCATCCAGTGCGGCCTCTGCGTGCGCGCCTGCCGCGAGGTTCAGGTCAACGACGTCATCGGCATGGCCTATCGCAATCATGGTTCCAAGGTCGTGTTCGACTTCGACGATCCCATGGGCGAGTCCACTTGCGTTGCCTGCGGCGAATGCGTGCAGGCCTGCCCGACCGGCGCGTTGATGCCGGCGGTCATGCTGGACGAGAAGCAGACCCGCGTGACTTACGCGGACAAGAAGGTGGACTCGCTCTGCCCGTTCTGCGGCGTCGGCTGCCAGGTCACCTACGAGGTCAAGGACGAGAAGGTGATCTATGCCGAGGGCCGCGACGGCCCGGCCAACCACAACCGTCTTTGCGTGAAGGGCCGCTTCGGCTTCGACTACATCCACCATCCGCATCGCCTCACAAAACCGCTGGTGCGGCTGCCGAATGCGAAGAAGGATGCCAACGACCAGGTCGATCCCGCCAATCCCTTCACGCATTTCCGTGAAGCGAGCTGGGAAGAGGCGCTCGACATCGCCGCCAAGGGTCTGGTCAAAATCCGCGACGAGAAGGGCGTGAAGGCGCTGGCGGGTTTCGGCTCTGCCAAGGGCTCGAATGAAGAGGCGTATCTGTTCCAGAAGCTGGTGCGCACCGGTTTCGGCTCCAACAATGTCGACCACTGCACCCGGCTGTGCCACGCCTCGTCGGTCGCGGCCCTGTTCGAGGGCCTGAGCTCCGGCGCCGTGTCGGCGCCGTTCTCGGCCGCGATGGACGCCGAGGTGATCTGGGTGATCGGCGCCAACCCGACCGTGAACCATCCGGTTGCCGCGACCTTCATCAAGAACGCGGTCAAGCAGAACGGCGCCAAGTTGTTCGTGATGGACCCGCGGCGGCAGACGCTGTCGCGGCACGCGACCAAGCATCTGCAGTTCAAGCCCGGCTCGGACGTCGCCATGCTGAACGCGATGATCAACACGATCATCACCGAAGGCCTGACCGACGACCAGTACATCGCCGGCTACACCGAGGGGTTCGAGGACCTCAAGGAAAAGATCAAGGAATTCACGCCGGAGAAGATGGAGCCGATCTGCGGCATCCCGGCGCAGACGCTGCGCGAGGTGGCGCGGGCCTATGCGCGGGCAAAATCGTCGATCATCTTCTGGGGCATGGGCATCAGCCAGCACGTTCACGGCACCGACAATGCGCGCTGCCTGATTGCGCTGGCGCTGATCACGGGTCAGGTCGGCCGTCCCGGCACCGGCCTGCATCCGCTGCGCGGCCAGAACAATGTGCAGGGCGCTTCCGACGCGGGCCTGATCCCGATGTTCCTGCCGGACTACCAGCCGGTCGGCCGCGACGACATGCGCGGCGCTTTCGAAAAACTGTGGGGCCAAGATCTCGATCCCGTCCGCGGCCTGACCGTGGTCGAGATCATGAACGCGATCCATGCCGGCGAGATCAAGGGCATGTATATCGAGGGTGAGAACCCCGCGATGTCCGATCCCGATCTCCAGCACGCGCGCCATGCGCTCGCGATGCTCGATCATCTCGTGGTGCAGGATCTCTTCGTCACCGAAACCGCGTTCCACGCCGACGTCATCCTGCCGGCCTCGGCGTTCGCGGAGAAGGACGGCTCCTTCACCAATACCGATCGCCGCGTGCAGCTCGCGCGCCAGGTGATCAAGCCGCCGGGCGACGCGCGCCAGGATCTCTGGATCATCCAGGAGATCGGCAAGCGCATGGGCCTGCCGTGGAATTATTCCGGCCCCGGCGACGTTTACACCGAAATGGCGGAGCTGATGCCGTCGCTCAAGAACATCAGCTGGGAACGGCTGGTGCGCGAAGGCGCGGTCACCTATCCGGCCGATGCGCCCGACAAGCCCGGCAATGAGATCATCTTCACCACGGGCTTTCCAACCGCGAGCGGCCGTGGCAAGATCGTGCCGGCCCACGTCATCCCGCCTGATGAAGTTCCCGACGACGAATATCCGATGGTACTCTCAACCGGCCGCGTGCTGGAGCACTGGCATACCGGCTCGATGACGCGCCGCGCCCAGGTGCTCGACCAGATCGAGCCGGAGGCAGTCGCGTTCATGTCGCCGAAGGACATGCGCAGGAAGAGCCTTGTCCCCGGCGACTTCATTCGGCTGGAGACCCGCCGCGGCGCGGTCGAGGTCAAGGTGCGCTCCGATCGCGACGTACCGGAAAACATGGTGTTCATGCCATTCTGCTACGCGGAAGCGGCGGCCAACCTGCTCACCAACCCGGCGCTCGACCCATTCGGCAAGATCCCCGAATTCAAGTTTTGCGCGGTGAAAGCCGAGCGTGCGGAGATGCGGGACGCAGCGGAGTAG
- a CDS encoding NADH-ubiquinone oxidoreductase-F iron-sulfur binding region domain-containing protein produces MSSNDDVHKVREFEHPGEGRRRAKATPKGRQVDPTAAHEIEQLLGDRPRRRDLLIEYLHLVQDKYHQISAAHLAALADEMKLAFAEVFETATFYAHFDIVKEGEPSIPPLTIRVCDSLTCAMLGGEKLLADLQDAAGPGIRVVRAPCVGRCDTAPAAEVGHNFVDHATVASVMAAAKGGDTHAHLPKYVDYNAYVADGGYKLLGRVRSGELSKDDLLKALDGASLRGLGGAGFPTGRKWRAVLGEPGPRLMAINGDEGEPGTFKDRYYLETDPHRFIEGMLIGAHVVQASDVYIYLRDEYPASREILEREIAKLPPAGPTLHMRRGAGAYICGEESSLLESIEGKRGLPRHKPPYPFQVGLFGLPTLINNIETLWWVRDIVEKGADWWKGNGRHERHGLRSFSVSGRVKNPGMKLAPAGITVRELIDEHCGGMADGHQFYAYLPGGASGGILPASMDDIPLDFGTLEKYGCFIGSAAIVILSQKDSVRAAALNLMKFFEDESCGQCTPCRVGTQKAALLMQKPVWNRALLEELSQAMRDASICGLGQAASNPLSSVIKYFPDEFKEAAE; encoded by the coding sequence ATGAGTAGCAACGACGACGTTCACAAGGTCAGGGAATTCGAGCATCCGGGCGAGGGGCGCCGGCGCGCCAAGGCTACGCCCAAGGGACGGCAAGTCGATCCGACCGCCGCGCACGAGATCGAGCAGTTGCTTGGCGACAGGCCGCGGCGGCGCGATCTGCTGATCGAATATCTGCACCTGGTCCAGGACAAATATCATCAGATCTCGGCCGCGCATCTCGCCGCGCTGGCCGACGAGATGAAGCTCGCCTTCGCCGAAGTGTTCGAGACCGCGACGTTCTATGCGCATTTCGACATCGTGAAGGAAGGCGAGCCGAGCATTCCGCCGCTGACGATCCGCGTCTGCGATTCGCTGACCTGCGCGATGCTCGGCGGCGAGAAGCTGCTCGCGGATCTGCAAGACGCCGCCGGTCCCGGTATCCGCGTCGTGCGCGCGCCCTGCGTCGGCCGCTGTGACACCGCGCCCGCCGCGGAAGTCGGCCATAACTTCGTCGACCACGCGACCGTTGCCAGTGTGATGGCCGCGGCGAAGGGCGGCGATACCCACGCGCATCTGCCCAAATACGTCGACTACAACGCCTATGTCGCCGATGGCGGCTACAAGCTGCTGGGTCGTGTGCGCTCCGGCGAATTGTCGAAGGACGACCTGCTGAAGGCGCTCGACGGCGCCTCGCTGCGCGGCCTTGGCGGCGCCGGCTTCCCCACCGGGCGCAAATGGCGCGCGGTGCTGGGCGAGCCCGGTCCGCGGCTGATGGCGATCAACGGCGATGAGGGCGAGCCGGGCACGTTCAAGGACCGCTATTATCTCGAAACCGACCCGCATCGCTTCATCGAGGGCATGCTGATCGGCGCGCATGTGGTGCAGGCCTCGGATGTCTACATCTATCTGCGCGACGAATATCCAGCCTCGCGTGAGATTCTCGAGCGCGAGATCGCAAAGCTTCCGCCAGCCGGTCCGACGCTGCACATGCGCCGCGGCGCCGGCGCCTATATCTGCGGCGAGGAATCCTCGCTGCTTGAAAGCATCGAGGGCAAGCGCGGCCTGCCCCGGCACAAGCCGCCTTATCCGTTCCAGGTCGGCCTGTTCGGCCTGCCGACGCTGATCAACAACATCGAGACACTGTGGTGGGTGCGCGACATCGTCGAGAAGGGCGCCGACTGGTGGAAGGGCAACGGCCGCCACGAGCGCCACGGCCTACGCAGCTTCTCGGTTTCGGGCCGCGTCAAGAATCCGGGCATGAAGCTTGCGCCCGCGGGCATCACCGTGCGCGAGCTGATCGACGAACATTGCGGTGGCATGGCCGACGGCCATCAGTTCTACGCGTATCTTCCGGGCGGCGCGTCCGGCGGCATCCTGCCGGCCTCGATGGACGACATCCCGCTCGATTTCGGCACGCTGGAAAAATACGGCTGCTTCATCGGCTCGGCCGCGATCGTGATCCTGTCGCAGAAGGACAGCGTGCGCGCGGCGGCGCTGAACCTGATGAAGTTCTTCGAGGATGAAAGCTGCGGTCAGTGCACGCCGTGCCGTGTCGGAACCCAGAAGGCGGCGCTGCTGATGCAGAAGCCGGTCTGGAACCGCGCTCTTCTGGAAGAATTGAGCCAGGCGATGCGCGATGCCTCCATCTGCGGGCTGGGACAGGCGGCATCGAATCCGCTGTCCTCCGTGATCAAATATTTCCCTGACGAGTTCAAGGAAGCGGCCGAATGA
- a CDS encoding OFA family MFS transporter: MTTVESAGRISRAGAGFLDRERTIATAGFNRWLVPPAALCIHLCIGMAYGFSVFWLPLSRSIGITQSKACPDISLFQELFTTTCDWKVASLGWTFTLFFVLLGVSAAIWGGWLERVGPRKAGVVAALCWGGGLLVGAFGVYVHQLWIMWLGAGVIGGVGLGLGYISPVSTLIKWFPDRRGMATGMAIMGFGGGAMIGAPLANLLINYFKSPTDVGVWQTFVVMGVVYFVFMMIGAFAYRVTPPGWQPDGWTPPSEKKSMISEHHVHLNNAHKTPQFWLIWWVLCLNVSAGIGVIGMASPMLQEIFAGKLIGHPELTFGQLSVEQKSVIAGIAAGFAGLLSLFNIGGRFFWASLSDHIGRKNTYYTFFILGIVLYALAPTFAAMGSKLLFVLGFGIILSMYGGGFATVPAYLADMFGTQFVGAIHGRLLTAWSTAGIIGPVVVNYIREFQLAAGVPRDQLYNTTMYILCAMLIAGLICNYLIKPVDPKWNMSEEEVARLQAASAKSEAAIQHGSFGIGKGGLDVWAALFWAFVGVPLAWGVWKTLESAVKIF, encoded by the coding sequence ATGACGACAGTCGAGAGCGCTGGAAGGATTTCGCGCGCTGGCGCAGGTTTTCTTGATCGCGAACGGACCATCGCGACCGCCGGGTTCAATCGCTGGCTGGTGCCGCCGGCGGCGCTGTGCATCCATCTCTGCATCGGCATGGCCTATGGCTTCTCGGTGTTCTGGCTGCCGCTGTCGCGTTCCATCGGGATCACGCAGAGCAAGGCATGCCCGGACATCTCGCTGTTTCAGGAACTCTTCACCACGACCTGCGACTGGAAGGTCGCAAGCCTTGGGTGGACGTTCACGCTGTTTTTCGTCCTGCTCGGCGTCTCGGCCGCGATCTGGGGTGGCTGGCTTGAGCGGGTGGGCCCCCGCAAGGCCGGAGTTGTCGCCGCGCTATGCTGGGGTGGCGGTCTGCTGGTCGGCGCCTTCGGCGTCTATGTCCACCAGCTCTGGATCATGTGGCTCGGCGCCGGTGTGATCGGCGGCGTCGGTCTCGGTCTTGGCTACATCTCACCGGTGTCGACCTTGATCAAATGGTTCCCCGACCGCCGCGGCATGGCGACCGGTATGGCCATCATGGGATTCGGCGGCGGCGCCATGATCGGCGCACCACTCGCCAACCTCTTGATCAACTATTTCAAGTCCCCGACGGATGTCGGCGTCTGGCAGACCTTCGTCGTAATGGGCGTGGTCTATTTCGTCTTCATGATGATCGGCGCCTTCGCTTATCGCGTGACGCCGCCCGGTTGGCAGCCAGACGGCTGGACGCCGCCGAGCGAAAAGAAATCGATGATCTCCGAGCACCACGTGCATCTTAACAACGCGCACAAGACGCCACAATTCTGGCTGATCTGGTGGGTGCTGTGCCTGAACGTGTCAGCAGGCATCGGCGTGATCGGCATGGCCTCGCCGATGTTGCAGGAGATCTTCGCGGGCAAGCTGATCGGTCACCCGGAGCTGACCTTTGGGCAGCTGTCGGTCGAGCAGAAGAGCGTCATCGCCGGCATCGCGGCCGGGTTCGCCGGCCTGTTGTCGTTGTTCAACATTGGCGGCCGGTTCTTCTGGGCCTCGCTGTCGGATCATATCGGCCGCAAGAACACCTATTACACGTTCTTCATTCTCGGCATCGTGCTCTACGCACTGGCGCCGACCTTCGCGGCGATGGGTTCGAAGCTGCTGTTCGTGCTCGGCTTCGGCATCATCCTATCGATGTATGGCGGTGGCTTTGCGACCGTGCCGGCTTATCTGGCCGACATGTTCGGAACCCAGTTCGTCGGCGCCATTCACGGCCGGCTGCTGACGGCTTGGTCGACTGCGGGCATTATCGGGCCGGTAGTGGTGAACTACATCCGCGAGTTCCAGCTCGCCGCCGGCGTGCCGCGCGACCAGCTCTACAACACCACCATGTACATTCTCTGCGCCATGCTGATCGCGGGCCTGATCTGCAATTATCTGATCAAGCCGGTTGATCCGAAGTGGAACATGAGCGAGGAGGAGGTCGCGAGGCTTCAGGCCGCAAGCGCCAAGAGTGAAGCGGCGATCCAGCACGGCTCGTTCGGCATCGGAAAGGGCGGACTTGACGTGTGGGCGGCGCTTTTCTGGGCCTTTGTCGGCGTTCCGCTTGCTTGGGGCGTGTGGAAGACGCTTGAAAGCGCGGTGAAGATCTTCTGA